The Pyxidicoccus sp. MSG2 DNA segment ACACGCCCTATGCGGTGCACGGCCTGGACGAGGCCATGGGCCTGAGGCCCAGCCGAATCACCTGGGTGTGCTTCGGGGCGGGGCTGCTGGGCGGCTCGCTGGCGCTGGCGCTCCAGCTGTACACCAGCGTGGTGAGCTGGCCGCTCAACGTGGGCGGCAAGCCCTTCAACTCGTTCCCAGCCTTCGTCCCCGTGGCGTTCGAGCTGACGGTGCTCTTCGCGGCGCTCATCACCGTGGGCTCCTTCCTGGCACGCGTGAAGCTCTTCCCGGGCAGCCGCCGCGTGGCGCTGCCCCGGGTGACGGACGACCGATTCGCGATTGCGCTGGAGGCGCGCGAGGCGCCCGAGGGCGCGTCCATCGCGGAGGAGTTGCTGCGTCGGCACGGCGCGGTGGAGACGGCCCGGATGGAGGTGGCGTCGTGAGGAAGGTTTTCCCCGCCGCGGTGGCCCTGGCCCTGGCCGCCGCCGGCTGCGAGCAGGACGAGACGCGGCCCAACTACGAGTACGCACCGGACATGGTGTCCTCGGTGCCGTACGACAGCTTCGCGCCCAACCCCAACACGCCGGACGGCAAGACGCTGCTGGGGCCGGCGAAGGGCACGGTGCCGCGCGGGCACCAGCCGCTGCACCTGGCCGCGGGCCCGGAGGAGGCGGCGCGGGCCGGGCGTGACTTCAAGAATCCCTATCCCGCTACACCCGAGGTGCTGGCGCGCGGGCAGACGGCCTTCCAGCGGTATTGCAGCCCGTGCCATGGCTCGGGCGGGCTGGGGGACGGCCTGGTGACGGCGCGCTTCCCCATGCCGCCGTCGCTGCTGGCCGAGCACGCGAAGGGGCTCCCCGACGGGCAGGTGTTCCACATCATCACCCATGGCCAGGGGCTGATGCCGGCCCATGGCTCGCAGGTGGCGCCGGAGGACCGGTGGAAGATCGTCCACTACCTCCGCACGCTGCAGAACCCCGCGCGGACGGCGCGGAAGGACGTGCCATGAGCGCCCCCGTGCATGACGTACCTCCGGCTTCGGGCGGAGGCTTCGAGGTGTCCCCCGGCGTGCGCCGCGCGGCCCTGGCCGTCGCGGTGGCGGGCCTGGGGACGTTGGGCGCGGGGCTGGTGCTGTACCCGGCTCGCGCGCTCTCCAGCCTGCTCACCAGCGGCTTCTACTTCCTGTGCCTGGGCCTGGGCGGCGCCATGTTCCTGGCGCTGATGTACGTGGCCAACGCGGGCTGGTTCACCGTCTTCAAGCGCATTCCGGAGGCGTTCGCCTCCTACGTACCGTGGGGCGCGGTGCCGCTGCTGGTGCTGGTGCCCTTCGCGCCGAAGCTCTACCTGTGGGCGCGGCCCGGCATCATGGAGACGGACCACCTGCTGCACCAGAAGGCGGCCTTCCTCAACGTGCCGTTCTTCGGCGTGCGCATGGTGCTGACGCTGGCGCTGTGGACGGGCTTCACGTGGATGCTGCGGCGCAACTCGTTGCGGCAGGACTCGGAGCGGACGGAGGCGCTGACGAAGCGCAACGTCGCGGTGTCCGCGGTGTTCCTCGTGTTCTTCGGCCTGACGTTCTGCCTGGCGGCCTTCGACTGGCTGATGAGCCTGGAGCCGCACTGGTTCAGCACCATCTACGCGCTCTACAACGTCGCGGGGCTGCTCAGCTCCAGCGTGTGCGCGATTACCGTGGCCGCGATTCTCCTGCACCGGGCGGGCGCGCTGCCCCAGCTCAACTCCAGCCACCTGCATGACCTGGGCAAGCTGATGTTCGGCTTCGCCACGCTGTGGGCCTACCTCTGGTTCTCGCAGTTCCTGCTCATCTGGTACGCGAACATCCCGGAGGAGACGGTCTACTTCATCGCGCGGATGCACGGCGGGTGGGCGGTGCCGTTCTACCTGAATGTGGTGCTGAACTGGGCGCTGCCCTTCGTGCTGCTGCTGCCGCGGCCGGCGAAGCGCAGCCCGTCGCACCTGCTGCGGGTGGCGGCCGTGCTGCTCGCGGGGCGCTGGTTGGACCTGTACCTGATGGTGGCTCCCGCGAACATGCCAGAGGGGGCGGGGCTCGGCGTGTACGAGCTGGCGGGCTTCCTGGGCGTGGGCGCGCTCTTCACGCTGGCGGTGACGCGCGCGGTGCGCTCGGCGCCCATGATTCCCGCAGGGGACCCGTACCTGGTGGAGAGCCTGCACCACCACACGTGACAGCTGACCGTGGGCCGCGGACCGCCAGGCAGCTTCTGCCCGGAGGCCTGGACCGCGCGGCCACGGGAGCGGCGCCGCCCGACCTCCTCGGCGGGCGGCGCCGCGTCTTTTTCAGGGCAGGTGGCTGGAGTCCCGGCGCCGCCGCGCGAGCGGCACCAGCAACAGCACGAGCAGGGCGGCGAGGCCCGGGGCCGCGCTGCAGCCACCGTCGGAGTCCGGGTCCTCGTCGATACGGATGGGGCCCGCGTCCGCTCCTTCCGGGTAGCCGCCGTCGCTCCCCATCGGATGGCCCGCGTCCACGGGAGTTCCCGCATCACCGGTGCCGGCATCCGTGGGACCGCCCGTGCCGGCGTCGCTGCAATCACCCAGGGAGTGCTCGAGCGCACCGAGGCTGTAGGCGGACCCCGTGGGCCGGGGCCGCGCGCAGTAGTCCACCGTCACCGAGGCCCGCGCCGCCGCCGCGCCGATGAGCTGCGAGACATTCCCCTTGATGCGCAGGTCGCCACTCAGCGGCGCCTGGTACCAGGAGGACCAGGTGTCGGTCGCCACGTTCATGAGGTTGGTGCCCGCGTCGAAGCTCCCGGTGTCGCGGCCGCGAATCACCGAGGACAGCACGTTGCCGTGGGCCCCGCCAGTGCTGGAGGCGAAGCGGAAGTCCACGCCCGTGGTGGCGATGAGGGTGTTGAACAGCACCTGCGTGTTCGCCGCCTTGTTGAGATAGATGGCCACGTCCGAGCAGTTGATGACGACGTTGTTGACCAGCACGCCATCCGAGTGCTCCGGGTCGCACGGCACGCCCGCGTCGAAGGCCGGTGCGCAGAACTCGTTTCCCGTGCCGCCGCCGCCGAAGGACAGGCCGATGCGCGTATTCCCCGCCGCCGCGTCCTTGGTGCAGATGACGAGGTTGCGCTCGAAGGTGCCCCGGCGGCCTCCGCTCTTCATGAAGGCGCCGTAGGAGATGCCGCCCGCCTTGGCGAAGTCGTGCACGTAGTTCTCCCGCACCACCCAGTCGTCGCCGGTGTCGATGTTGAGCTTCGTCACCGGGGTGCCCGTACTCCGGGCGCGCGTGTCATAGACCTCGTTGCGCTCGATGAGGCCCCGGTGCGGCATCTCGTAGACGCCACCGGTGTTCTTGGCCGCGTTGACCTTGAGCTGCGCGTTGAAGTTCCGGACCCGGCTGTTGCGCAGGACGAAGTTCTCCGCGTGTCCGGTGACGTGGAAGGCGTGCTCGCAGCTGCTGTCCTGCGCGCACACGCCCTCGATGTCGAGCCCGTCGAACGTCCAATAGCGGCCGGAGACCTTGAAGCCCTCCGTGGCATTGAATCGGATGAGTGCCGCGTGCCGGTTCGCCGCGCGCACGACGATGGGACTGGACGCGGTGCCCTCCGCTGAACACCCCAGATTCTGGCTGACGTCATACGTGCCGTCCGCGAGCACAATCTCGTCGCCGGCCTGCGCCGAGGTGAGCGCGGACTGGAGCTGGGAGACGTTGGCGACGTTCTTCACCGCCGCGAGACTGGGGCCGGACAGCAACAGCAGCAGCGAGGCCAGGGACAAGGGACGCATGGGAACTCTTCCTCGAGGGGGGAGCCTGGATGCTATTCAGTTGCACGAGGATTGATACATGACAGTGCGTGTCGCGCTGCTGGGCCATGGCTTCGCGGGAAGAACATTCCACGCTCCGCTGATTCGAGCGGTGCAGGGGCTGGAGCTGCGCGTCGTCGCGTCCAGCCAGCCTGAGAATGTGCAGGCCCGGCTGCCGGGCGTGACGGTGGTGGCGTCCGCGCGGGATGCGGCCACACATCCCGACGTGGACCTCGTCGTCATCGCCACGCCCAATGAGAGCCATGCACCGCTGGCCGAGGCCGCGCTCCGCGCAGGCAAACACGTCGTCGTCGACAAGCCCTTCACCGTCACGGTGGCGGAGGCTCGCGCGCTGTGCGCGCTGGCGGAGGAGCGGGGACGGCTGCTGTCGGTGTTCCACAACCGGCGGTGGGACAGTGACTTCCTCGCGCTGCGGGCCCTGCTCGCGGACGGCGCCCTGGGGCGGGTGACGCATGTGGAATCGCGGTTCGACCGCTTCCGCCCCGAGGTCCGCCCGCGCTGGCGCGAGCAGGCGCAGCCGGGCGCGGGCGTGTGGTTCGACCTCGGCCCCCACCTGGTCGACCAGTCGCTGCAACTGTTCGGGCTGCCCGACACCGTGGCGGCGGCCCTCGGGAGACATCGCGAGGGAGCGCAGGTGGATGACTGGTGCCAGGTCACCCTCGCGTATCCCCGGCGGCATGTCGTGCTCCAGGCGTCCATGCTCGTCGCGGGGGGACTGCCCCGGTTCGCGGTGCATGGCACGAAGGGCTCGTGGCTCAAGCACGGGCTGGACACGCAGGAGGACGGGCTGCGCGCGGACGTGCTTCCCGGGGCTCCGGGGTGGGGCGAGGACCCCTCACCCGGACGGCTGACGGACGGGGCGACGGGTTCGGTGCGGACCACCGTCGCGCCTCCCGGGGACTACCGCCGCTACTACAGCGGCCTGCGAGACGCGCTGGAGGGCAGGGGGCCCAACCCCGTGACGCCCGCGCAGGCGTTGGCCGTGATGTCCGTCCTGGAGGCCGCGGTGCTGGCGGCGGAGCGCGGGTGTGAGCAGCGGCCGGACCTCACGGCGGAGGAGCGGGCGGCCTTCACGGCCGACACCTCGCCGATGCCGTGAGGCGGACAACACGCGCATCGAGGGTGTGAGCCCGTGCGCCATCAGCACGTTGCCCGTCGGGCATCTGTCCCCACATCGGGATTTGCTTCCGGGAGCGGCCTGCTACGGTGCCACCGGACCGCACCCGTCGCGTGCAAGGACCCGTGAGGAACGATTGAGCTCGAAGAAGCCCGGCCGCAATGACCCGTGCCCCTGTGGGAGCGGCCTGAAGTACAAGGTCTGCCATGCCGCCGAGGACCGGGCGAAGGCCGCGCCGCCGCCCGCTGCTCCCGCGCACCCGCTGGCCGCGGACCTCAAGGCGGCGATGGAGATTCTGGGAGACCCGGACACGTCGCGGCTGTCCGGGTGCCTGGTGCGCCTGGGCGCGCTGCTGGCCGAGTGGGGCCCCTCACCCGGCCTGCGCTTCGATGCGAAGGCATTCTCCGACCACGTGGGTCCGGAGCTGGCGCGGCTGTCCGACAAGGAGGGCCAGGACGCCACCAGCGCCCGGCGCGAGCTGCTCGTCGGGACGGTGCGTGCGCTGGGCACGCCCGCGTTCCTGGAGCAGCTCGGCACGGCGCTGTTGGGGCGTGCCTCCGAGCCGGGGCTCTCCGCTGGAGACCGGCAGGCGCTGAGCGTGGGGGTGTTGTTCGCCTCCGCGTCGAAGAAGCTCGGCCGCTCGCGCGCGGAGGACAACCCGCTGCTGGACGTGGTGTTCGACGTGCAGTTCCGCGAGTGGAGTGCGAAGCACGCGGAGCTGGTGAAGAAGTACGAGGCGCTCGCCGGTGGCTTCGCCGAGGAGACGCTGCCGCCCGAGGCGCGCGAGGCCCTCCAGCAGGCCCGAGGGGGCGATGTGGATGCGCTGCTGCGCTACGTGCAGTCAGACCCGGGAATCGCCGAGCGCATCGCCCGCGAGGCCCGGGAGCGCGCCGCCCGCGTGGAGGCCCGGATGCGCGAGCCCTCCTCTCCGCCCGTCTTCGCACCCGAGGAGGAGCTGTGGCTCACCTGCGTCCTCTGGGAGCCGATGCAGGCGCTGAAGTCCCTGCCGCAGGACGCGGAGCCGGCGACGCGGCGCGAGGCCGTGACGACGCTGATGCGCGCGGTGAAGGGCGCGCTCGACGAGGACTTCCTGTCGGGGCTGTTGGGGCGCCTGCGCGAGAAGGCGAAGGACGCATCCGCCGACGAGGCCACCCGTGCGGCCTTCATGGACACCGCCATCGCCTTCGAGGCGGAGCCCGCGCGCATGACGCTCGCCGCGCTGCTCACCTCGCGGCAGGAGGCCGTGGGGCGCTCGGCCGAGGAGATGGTCATGCTCGCGGACCTCAAGGCTCTCACCACGTGGACGCCGGAGAGCTTCGAGCCCTACCGGGAGCTGCTGACGAACATGGGCCTGCCGGCCGCCGCCGTGCGCATCCAGCGCTGCCAGGAGTGGCTGCGCGAGCACCCGGTGACGCTGCGAACCGAGACGGTGTAGGCCGCGGGCACGCGAGCACCCGGTGATGCTGTGGTCAGAGACGGTGTGGGGCGCGGACACGCGAGCGCCCCATGACCGTGTGACGTCAGAGCCGGCGCAGCGCTGCGTCCGCGCGCCGCACATGGTCCACGTCGAGTGTGTGCCTGCGCGAGTCCGCGGCGTCGTAGACGACGGTGACGTCCGTGCCGACCTGGAGCTCGTCCAGCGGGCCGCCCGCGAAGAGGGTGGAGTAGACGCCCTCGCGCACCTGGCCCTGGTCGTCCACGAAGCGGTAGGTAAGCCGGCTGCTGCGCTTCCGCTCGTGGTGGATGTGGACGACGCGGCCCACCACGGGCACGCCGTCCCGCAGCAGCAGCCCCTGCCGCTTCGACTGGCGGAAGCCATACAGGCTCAGCCCCGCGCCGAAGGAGATGAACACGAGGCTCGCACCGGCTTTGGCCGAAGACGAGGCAGGTTGCCGGCCCTGAGCGCGGGCCGAGGGCCGCAGCGGCCTCGCGACAGTCGGGTCATCGTTGGCGCTCGTGCCCTGGAGCAGCTCGCCACCGATGACCACACCCAGCACCAGCAGGACCAGGCCCATGAGGATGGGCACGCTCGGATTCTCGCGAATCATCTCGGACGGGGACTGTAGCGCGGGCTTCGAGTCCGCCGCGAACCGGGGCCCGCGTCAGGCGCGGGGTTCCGACGTCTCCGCCAGCAGCACGGAGGCGCGGCGGGCCGCGATGAGCATCTCGTCGGAGAGAGGCGTCCCCTCCGTCGCCTTCGCGATGCTCAGCGCTCCGATGCAGAGCGCGTAGGCCGCCAGTGCGCGCTCCCGGGCACTCGCGCGGGTGTCTCCGGAGAGGTTCGCGGCGATGCCCTCCACCATCAGGTCCACCTCCCGGGAGAGGGTCTCCTTCAGCGCGGGCTCTCCGCGAGCCACGTCGGACAGCACGGCGGGCAGCGGGCACGCGGGCACCTGGGCGTCACGGTGGGCCCGGGAGAGGTAGCGCCGCACGAGGTGGCTCATCCACTCCGCGCCCCGCAGGTCCTCGATGCCCTGGAACCACTCCCCCCGGCGCTTCGACATGATGCGCGCGAGCGACTCGACGAGGAGCGCCTGCTTCGAGCCGAAGTGCGCATAGAAGCCGCCCACCGTCAGCCCGGCGGCGCGCATCACGTTCTCCACGCTCGTCGCGGAGAACCCCTGCCGACGGAAGAGCGCGCTCGCCGCCTCCAGGATGCGCTCGTGTGTGGCCTGCTTCTGTTCCGGGGGATGCCCCATCCAGGTGTCTCCTCGCTGCTCCGGATTATAGCCATCATCCAGGGCCGAGGCCCGGACCCGGGCCCCCCTCTTCGCTACCGGAATGTCCGCCCACGGACCCGGGGTGCCAATTGGAATTGCGACCATATTATGCTTGAAATATGGTTGTGGCGCGTTGACCGGGGCACGAGGCCTCGCCGCGAGTGGGAAGGGGTTTGCCGATGGATGCCTACATTCTGGATGCGGTCCGGACGCCGAGGGCCCGGGCGAAGCCTGGGAAGGGCGCGCTCAGCGGGTTGCACCCGCAGGAGCTGCTGGCGCAGACGCTGCAACAGCTTCCACAGCGCACGAGCGTGGACGTGTCGGAAGTCGACGACGTGGTGATTGGCTGCGTGGCCCAGGTGGAGGCCCAGGGCGCCAACATCGCGCGGCAGGCGCTGCTGGCCGCCAACTGGCCCATCACCGTGCCGGCTTTCAGCCTCAACCGCTTCTGCGGCTCGGGCCTTCAGGCGCTGTCGCTGGCCGCCATGGGCGTGGCCTCGGGCGCGCAGCGGCTGGTGGTGGCTGGCGGCGTCGAGCAGATGA contains these protein-coding regions:
- a CDS encoding DUF3341 domain-containing protein, which produces MSAPVLVGYFDSEEKVLDATRAVREAGYALHDVYTPYAVHGLDEAMGLRPSRITWVCFGAGLLGGSLALALQLYTSVVSWPLNVGGKPFNSFPAFVPVAFELTVLFAALITVGSFLARVKLFPGSRRVALPRVTDDRFAIALEAREAPEGASIAEELLRRHGAVETARMEVAS
- a CDS encoding c-type cytochrome — translated: MRKVFPAAVALALAAAGCEQDETRPNYEYAPDMVSSVPYDSFAPNPNTPDGKTLLGPAKGTVPRGHQPLHLAAGPEEAARAGRDFKNPYPATPEVLARGQTAFQRYCSPCHGSGGLGDGLVTARFPMPPSLLAEHAKGLPDGQVFHIITHGQGLMPAHGSQVAPEDRWKIVHYLRTLQNPARTARKDVP
- a CDS encoding chondroitinase-B domain-containing protein; the encoded protein is MRPLSLASLLLLLSGPSLAAVKNVANVSQLQSALTSAQAGDEIVLADGTYDVSQNLGCSAEGTASSPIVVRAANRHAALIRFNATEGFKVSGRYWTFDGLDIEGVCAQDSSCEHAFHVTGHAENFVLRNSRVRNFNAQLKVNAAKNTGGVYEMPHRGLIERNEVYDTRARSTGTPVTKLNIDTGDDWVVRENYVHDFAKAGGISYGAFMKSGGRRGTFERNLVICTKDAAAGNTRIGLSFGGGGTGNEFCAPAFDAGVPCDPEHSDGVLVNNVVINCSDVAIYLNKAANTQVLFNTLIATTGVDFRFASSTGGAHGNVLSSVIRGRDTGSFDAGTNLMNVATDTWSSWYQAPLSGDLRIKGNVSQLIGAAAARASVTVDYCARPRPTGSAYSLGALEHSLGDCSDAGTGGPTDAGTGDAGTPVDAGHPMGSDGGYPEGADAGPIRIDEDPDSDGGCSAAPGLAALLVLLLVPLARRRRDSSHLP
- a CDS encoding oxidoreductase, which produces MTVRVALLGHGFAGRTFHAPLIRAVQGLELRVVASSQPENVQARLPGVTVVASARDAATHPDVDLVVIATPNESHAPLAEAALRAGKHVVVDKPFTVTVAEARALCALAEERGRLLSVFHNRRWDSDFLALRALLADGALGRVTHVESRFDRFRPEVRPRWREQAQPGAGVWFDLGPHLVDQSLQLFGLPDTVAAALGRHREGAQVDDWCQVTLAYPRRHVVLQASMLVAGGLPRFAVHGTKGSWLKHGLDTQEDGLRADVLPGAPGWGEDPSPGRLTDGATGSVRTTVAPPGDYRRYYSGLRDALEGRGPNPVTPAQALAVMSVLEAAVLAAERGCEQRPDLTAEERAAFTADTSPMP
- a CDS encoding YecA family protein codes for the protein MSSKKPGRNDPCPCGSGLKYKVCHAAEDRAKAAPPPAAPAHPLAADLKAAMEILGDPDTSRLSGCLVRLGALLAEWGPSPGLRFDAKAFSDHVGPELARLSDKEGQDATSARRELLVGTVRALGTPAFLEQLGTALLGRASEPGLSAGDRQALSVGVLFASASKKLGRSRAEDNPLLDVVFDVQFREWSAKHAELVKKYEALAGGFAEETLPPEAREALQQARGGDVDALLRYVQSDPGIAERIAREARERAARVEARMREPSSPPVFAPEEELWLTCVLWEPMQALKSLPQDAEPATRREAVTTLMRAVKGALDEDFLSGLLGRLREKAKDASADEATRAAFMDTAIAFEAEPARMTLAALLTSRQEAVGRSAEEMVMLADLKALTTWTPESFEPYRELLTNMGLPAAAVRIQRCQEWLREHPVTLRTETV
- a CDS encoding DUF3592 domain-containing protein; this translates as MIRENPSVPILMGLVLLVLGVVIGGELLQGTSANDDPTVARPLRPSARAQGRQPASSSAKAGASLVFISFGAGLSLYGFRQSKRQGLLLRDGVPVVGRVVHIHHERKRSSRLTYRFVDDQGQVREGVYSTLFAGGPLDELQVGTDVTVVYDAADSRRHTLDVDHVRRADAALRRL
- a CDS encoding TetR/AcrR family transcriptional regulator, whose translation is MGHPPEQKQATHERILEAASALFRRQGFSATSVENVMRAAGLTVGGFYAHFGSKQALLVESLARIMSKRRGEWFQGIEDLRGAEWMSHLVRRYLSRAHRDAQVPACPLPAVLSDVARGEPALKETLSREVDLMVEGIAANLSGDTRASARERALAAYALCIGALSIAKATEGTPLSDEMLIAARRASVLLAETSEPRA